The Podarcis muralis chromosome 10, rPodMur119.hap1.1, whole genome shotgun sequence genome includes a region encoding these proteins:
- the LOC114605619 gene encoding cystine/glutamate transporter-like: MGKSKKNEEAVFLRKKITLLRAFSLLIGSMVGSGIFISPQGVLKNSGNVGLSLVVWFACGILSMFGALCYAELGTRITKSGAHYIYILETLGPLPGFLFLWAEYFAIRPANSAVVALAFGRYILDPFFAPCGAPLLAVKLVALLGYYIVLILNSWSVSWSARLLTFLSIVKLLALTLIIVPGMILLAQGHTENFQDAFNAQTLALDKLPLAFYAGMFAYSGWFQTSFVREELVKPERNIPLAVIVSVITVIVGYMLTNVSYYTVLTAADVLASQAVAVSFAHKACRSVISMVPILVSLSCFGTMNGGIFTFSRTLFVASREGQWPPLFSMIHIQRHTPLPAVMLMFPLVTAMICVGDIYHLLNFFSFSRWLFIGLATLGLIVHRCRHPEITSPFKVPLFVPVSFTIICLFTVAMSFYSDPINISIGCAMVLSGFPVYYLFINRPMPKCCSATFYSLTLKLQILLKVVQQEIRTY; the protein is encoded by the exons ATGGGGAAATCTAAGAAGAACGAGGAGGCTGTCTTTCTGAGGAAGAAGATCACCCTCTTGAGAGCTTTCTCGCTCCTCATAGGGAGCATGGTAGGCAGCGGAATATTCATCTCTCCCCAAGGGGTGCTGAAGAACTCCGGCAACGTGGGCCTCTCCTTAGTCGTCTGGTTTGCCTGTGGGATCCTCTCTATGTTTG GTGCTCTGTGTTATGCGGAACTTGGCACCCGGATCACAAAGTCTGGAGCCCATTACATCTATATCTTGGAGACCCTGGGCCCTCTGCCAGGGTTCTTGTTCCTATGGGCAGAATACTTTGCTATAAG GCCAGCCAACAGTGCAGTTGTTGCACTGGCATTTGGACGCTACATCCTGGACCCCTTTTTCGCACCCTGTGGCGCTCCACTTCTGGCTGTGAAACTTGTTGCTCTTCTTGGCTACT ACATTGTCCTAATCCTGAACTCTTGGAGTGTCAGCTGGAGTGCCAGGCTTCTGACCTTCTTGTCCATCGTCAAGTTGCTAGCTCTCACTCTCATCATCGTCCCAGGAATGATACTTTTAGCTCAAG GCCATACAGAAAATTTCCAGGATGCTTTCAATGCTCAGACCCTCGCTTTGGACAAGCTTCCTTTGGCTTTTTATGCAGGGATGTTTGCCTATTCAGGATG GTTTCAAACTAGTTTTGTGCGAGAAGAACTAGTGAAGCCAGAGCG AAATATCCCTCTGGCAGTGATTGTGTCTGTGATCACTGTGATTGTGGGTTATATGCTTACTAATGTTTCCTATTACACGGTACTGACAGCAGCAGATGTTCTGGCCTCCCAGGCAGTAGCTGTG AGCTTTGCACACAAAGCTTGCCGGAGTGTTATCTCAATGGTGCCTATCTTGGTTTCCTTGTCTTGCTTTGGGACGATGAATGGGGGAATCTTTACATTTTCAAG GACCTTGTTTGTGGCTTCACGAGAAGGACAATGGcctcccctcttctccatgaTCCATATTCAAAGACATACACCCCTACCAGCAGTCATGTTGATG TTCCCTTTGGTCACAGCCATGATCTGTGTGGGAGATATCTACCACCTGCTCAACTTCTTCAGCTTCTCCCGGTGGCTCTTCATAGGATTAGCCACCCTTGGGCTGATAGTTCACCGCTGCCGTCATCCTGAGATAACAAGCCCATTCAAG GTTCCTCTCTTCGTTCCTGTCTCCTTTACAATCATTTGCCTTTTCACTGTAGCGATGTCTTTCTACTCGGACCCAATCAATATCAGCATTGGCTGTGCCATGGTCTTAAGTGGGTTTCCCGTTTACTATTTGTTCATCAACAGGCCAATGCCAAAGTGTTGCAGCGCCACATTCT ATTCTCTTACACTGAAGCTTCAGATCCTCTTGAAGGTGGTGCAACAAGAAATCAGGACTTACTGA